The following coding sequences lie in one Mucilaginibacter sp. KACC 22773 genomic window:
- a CDS encoding (2Fe-2S)-binding protein — translation MESKKPCTGADEDLDVKDSSRRNFLKQSTLLTAVALTPGTAIKAAASHVDEQIAAVFEKMPLKMQVNGRQQNLSVEPRSTLLDILREQLDLTGTKKGCDHGQCGACTVHVDGQRVNSCLTLGIMMNGKKITTIEGLANGDKLHPMQEAFIKHDGFQCGYCTPGQIMSAVACIREGHANSEHEIREYMSGNICRCGAYPNIVNAIQEVKDGGMAV, via the coding sequence ATGGAAAGCAAAAAACCTTGTACCGGGGCTGATGAAGACCTGGATGTGAAGGATAGTTCGCGCAGGAATTTCCTGAAACAATCAACCCTGCTAACTGCCGTAGCCCTTACACCGGGCACTGCCATAAAAGCTGCGGCCAGCCATGTAGATGAGCAAATTGCCGCGGTTTTTGAAAAAATGCCTTTAAAAATGCAGGTAAACGGCAGGCAGCAAAACCTATCCGTTGAGCCACGATCAACCCTGCTGGATATATTACGCGAGCAACTGGACCTAACCGGCACTAAAAAGGGCTGCGACCATGGCCAATGCGGTGCATGTACTGTTCATGTAGACGGGCAACGGGTAAACTCCTGCCTTACCCTGGGCATCATGATGAACGGCAAAAAAATTACCACCATTGAAGGCCTTGCCAATGGCGATAAGCTGCACCCTATGCAGGAGGCTTTTATAAAGCACGATGGTTTCCAGTGCGGGTATTGTACACCGGGGCAAATCATGTCGGCGGTAGCCTGTATCCGCGAGGGACACGCCAACTCTGAACACGAAATACGCGAATATATGAGCGGCAATATTTGCCGCTGCGGCGCTTACCCCAATATAGTAAACGCCATACAGGAAGTAAAAGACGGGGGGATGGCCGTATGA
- a CDS encoding GAF domain-containing sensor histidine kinase: protein MLTPPIPENEMDRVMTLSEFDLDYGAHADSFKDLTKLAAKVAGTEMSLVNLIDSYTQWTISTHNMDLEQMPREESVCQYVLMSDENMEIADLSADERFKDRPYVTGGPHLRYYYGIPLNVDNHNIGALCVVDAHSPKTLNPEKIELLKIIAGEIVNRLKYIKVIDDLRNNLSEAKQTQKKVAHDIRGPLSGIIGLAQLIREQGDENQMDEILEFMNLIHRSGRSILELADEILSADKKEKKVPELKGNEFNQVVFKDKLEKLYVPQAMNKHITFRVNTSSASETIPFSKNKLLQITGNLISNAIKFTPNNGSVTVDLDLIEKRNENVLQIKVTDSGVGLDADGIANILQGNATSTNGTGGENGYGFGLALVKHLVESLKGTFNIFSVPGQGATFEVKLPQASSPEK, encoded by the coding sequence ATGTTAACTCCCCCAATCCCCGAAAATGAAATGGACAGGGTAATGACCCTGTCGGAATTTGATTTGGACTATGGCGCCCACGCCGATAGTTTTAAAGATTTAACCAAGCTTGCCGCCAAAGTTGCCGGCACCGAAATGTCGTTGGTTAACCTCATTGATTCCTATACCCAATGGACCATCTCGACCCATAACATGGACCTGGAGCAAATGCCGCGCGAGGAATCTGTTTGTCAATACGTATTAATGAGCGACGAAAATATGGAAATTGCCGACCTGAGCGCCGACGAGCGGTTTAAAGATAGGCCCTACGTTACCGGCGGGCCTCACCTGCGCTATTACTACGGCATTCCACTTAATGTAGATAATCATAACATTGGCGCCTTATGCGTGGTTGATGCGCATTCGCCAAAGACACTTAACCCCGAAAAGATAGAGCTATTAAAGATAATTGCCGGCGAAATTGTGAACAGGCTTAAATACATTAAAGTAATTGATGACCTGCGGAACAATTTATCTGAAGCAAAACAAACACAGAAAAAAGTAGCGCACGATATTCGCGGACCATTAAGTGGCATTATAGGCCTGGCACAGCTTATTCGTGAACAGGGCGATGAAAACCAGATGGACGAGATATTGGAGTTTATGAACCTGATACACAGAAGCGGCCGATCGATACTGGAGCTTGCAGATGAAATTTTGAGTGCGGATAAAAAAGAGAAGAAAGTGCCCGAATTAAAGGGAAACGAATTTAACCAGGTGGTATTTAAAGACAAGCTGGAAAAACTGTATGTGCCGCAGGCCATGAACAAGCATATAACGTTTAGAGTGAATACCTCGTCGGCATCAGAAACCATTCCCTTTTCAAAAAATAAATTACTGCAGATAACCGGGAACCTGATTTCGAACGCTATCAAATTCACCCCGAATAATGGCTCTGTTACTGTTGACCTGGATTTGATTGAAAAAAGAAACGAAAACGTATTGCAGATAAAAGTAACCGATTCGGGTGTTGGGCTGGATGCCGATGGAATAGCCAATATATTGCAGGGCAACGCCACATCAACAAATGGTACCGGCGGCGAAAATGGGTACGGGTTTGGCCTGGCGCTTGTAAAGCACCTGGTTGAAAGCCTTAAGGGAACGTTTAATATATTTTCGGTTCCGGGACAGGGGGCCACATTTGAGGTAAAGCTACCGCAGGCGTCATCGCCGGAAAAATAA
- a CDS encoding RNA recognition motif domain-containing protein, producing MNIFVGSLPFQLEEADLKELFEAYGEVSTVKIIIDRESGRSKGFGFVEMPDDEAAQLAITGLNGSDVRGRSIAVSQAEDKKPRDNRGGGGYGGNRGGGGGYGGGGNRGGGGGGYSKDSRGGGGGSRW from the coding sequence ATGAACATATTTGTAGGAAGCCTTCCTTTTCAATTAGAGGAAGCCGATTTAAAAGAGCTTTTTGAAGCGTACGGTGAAGTAAGCACTGTAAAAATTATTATTGACCGTGAATCTGGCAGAAGCAAGGGTTTCGGATTTGTTGAAATGCCTGATGATGAAGCTGCACAATTAGCAATCACCGGTTTAAACGGATCAGATGTTAGAGGCAGATCAATTGCTGTTAGCCAGGCTGAAGACAAAAAACCACGCGACAACCGTGGCGGCGGTGGTTATGGTGGCAACCGTGGCGGCGGTGGCGGCTATGGCGGCGGCGGTAACCGTGGCGGTGGCGGCGGTGGTTATTCAAAAGATAGCCGTGGCGGCGGCGGTGGCAGCCGTTGGTAA
- a CDS encoding 3-oxoacyl-ACP synthase: MNNLKKELYDLCVAHVRRSMDAAELAISEAQKSSNDDTKSSAGDKYETGREMAQQETNRNLAQLNEANKLLVALNRIGTTGTSAIAEAGSVIITNNGNFYLAISAGALLLHGKSYFAVSPGSPVGIKLNGAKAGDSFTLNGKTYVVELVY; encoded by the coding sequence ATGAACAATCTGAAAAAGGAATTATATGACCTGTGTGTAGCCCACGTTCGCAGGAGCATGGATGCCGCCGAACTGGCTATCAGCGAAGCGCAAAAATCATCAAACGACGATACTAAGAGCAGCGCCGGCGATAAATACGAAACCGGGCGCGAAATGGCGCAGCAGGAAACCAACCGCAACCTGGCCCAGCTTAACGAAGCCAACAAATTACTGGTTGCTTTAAACCGCATAGGTACCACCGGCACATCGGCCATAGCCGAAGCAGGCAGCGTGATCATTACCAATAATGGCAATTTTTATTTGGCTATAAGCGCGGGGGCGTTATTGCTTCATGGCAAAAGCTATTTCGCCGTATCGCCCGGTTCGCCGGTGGGCATTAAACTGAACGGGGCAAAAGCTGGCGACAGCTTTACGCTGAACGGGAAAACGTATGTGGTAGAATTGGTATATTGA